A portion of the Luxibacter massiliensis genome contains these proteins:
- a CDS encoding class II fructose-bisphosphate aldolase: MISDIRYWERKASEGHYAIPHFNVWNAEMLMGVIDAAEELHAPIIISFGTGFTGNTSFEDYCYMMESMAKKASIPVILHWDHGRSMTILQNAVNHCMNSVMRDASALPYEENVAEIKRCVDYFHTYNIPVEAELGHVGNETVYEEALSEYHYTDPKQAKDFVERTGCDSLAVAIGNVHGVYTSEPRLAFDILEEVANTVDVPLVLHGASGIGDEDIKKAISLGIAKINIHTELCQAAMEAINKHKDEPFLAVERAVRQAVKERAMYKIKLFGDDGRADE, translated from the coding sequence ATGATTTCAGATATCAGATATTGGGAAAGAAAAGCAAGCGAAGGACATTATGCAATTCCACATTTTAACGTATGGAATGCTGAAATGCTAATGGGGGTAATTGATGCGGCTGAAGAACTCCACGCACCAATTATTATTTCATTCGGAACAGGATTTACGGGAAATACTTCATTTGAAGATTACTGCTATATGATGGAGTCTATGGCAAAGAAAGCATCCATTCCAGTAATCCTTCATTGGGACCATGGCCGCAGCATGACAATTCTGCAGAATGCCGTAAATCATTGTATGAACTCTGTAATGCGCGACGCATCTGCCCTTCCCTATGAAGAAAATGTTGCGGAAATCAAGAGATGCGTTGATTATTTCCATACGTATAACATTCCAGTAGAAGCAGAACTCGGACACGTAGGAAATGAAACTGTCTATGAAGAGGCTTTGTCAGAGTATCATTATACAGATCCGAAGCAGGCAAAGGATTTCGTAGAAAGAACAGGCTGCGACTCTCTGGCCGTAGCCATTGGAAATGTGCACGGGGTATACACATCCGAACCGAGATTAGCATTTGATATCCTTGAAGAAGTTGCAAATACTGTGGACGTTCCGTTGGTTCTTCATGGTGCATCCGGTATCGGTGATGAAGATATTAAGAAAGCAATTTCTCTTGGTATTGCGAAAATCAATATTCATACAGAACTTTGCCAAGCGGCAATGGAGGCAATTAACAAGCATAAGGACGAACCTTTCCTGGCTGTAGAACGCGCCGTAAGGCAGGCTGTAAAAGAGAGGGCAATGTACAAGATAAAACTATTCGGTGATGACGGAAGGGCTGATGAATAA
- a CDS encoding FadR/GntR family transcriptional regulator, with the protein MERNGLTENKNLLYSRLADRIYLYIKEKNLQPGDKIPGERKLAAEWKVSRPTLREAIRELENQGVVHVEVGKGTFVTDYVEGRQVSIHLALKNFLELFEIKIVLERYSLEKAIPDMAEERLDQLEEMAIQMNDIAARGIMPKEMDHDFHRLILESYGNYEMTNLVRNMTEMYETFDDELYGYFDDKGFDYQAILLETFPYHLEMVQMMKERNIQGALEKYDNIVALDLEIYGRIE; encoded by the coding sequence ATGGAGCGTAATGGATTAACGGAAAATAAAAACTTACTCTATTCGAGGCTGGCGGATAGAATTTATCTTTATATAAAAGAGAAGAATCTTCAGCCAGGAGATAAGATACCTGGAGAGCGGAAGCTGGCGGCGGAATGGAAAGTGAGCAGGCCAACTTTGCGGGAGGCCATCCGGGAGCTGGAGAATCAGGGAGTCGTCCATGTTGAAGTCGGCAAGGGGACATTTGTAACTGATTATGTAGAAGGCAGGCAGGTTAGTATTCATTTGGCCCTAAAAAATTTCTTGGAACTGTTCGAGATTAAAATTGTTTTAGAGAGATATAGTCTGGAAAAAGCCATACCTGATATGGCTGAGGAGAGATTGGACCAGCTTGAAGAGATGGCAATTCAGATGAATGATATAGCTGCCAGAGGAATTATGCCTAAGGAGATGGACCATGATTTCCATAGGCTTATATTAGAATCTTATGGCAATTATGAGATGACCAACCTGGTTCGGAATATGACAGAAATGTATGAGACTTTTGATGATGAACTCTATGGCTATTTTGATGACAAAGGGTTTGATTATCAGGCTATATTACTAGAGACATTCCCCTATCATCTGGAAATGGTTCAGATGATGAAGGAGAGGAATATTCAGGGAGCCTTGGAGAAATATGATAATATAGTGGCATTGGATTTAGAAATATATGGCAGAATTGAATAG
- a CDS encoding carbohydrate kinase family protein: MNKVSKDLDVIIIGAAIVDLPLRPVSKEVFDVVSYPVDGIAMTIGGDAINESTIITRLGHKVGLMSCVGVDVAGAFVLSHCAKTGIDTKYIKQDPAIDTSINIGLVAADGERTFITNRQGSLWKFKYEDLDMSALKDAKILSFASIFNNPLFDNKALVSVFTKAKEEGMIICADMVSPRLNETLDSITEALSYVDYFFPNFEEASEMTGESDPAKVADKLYACGVKNVIMKIGKKGCYIRNAEGSMIVPACKGVTAIDTIGAGDNFASGFITGLLEGRDIRECAIYANCTAAVSIQYVGATGGVVDKAIVDRMLAKYREDYK; the protein is encoded by the coding sequence ATGAATAAAGTGAGTAAAGATTTAGATGTAATCATTATAGGGGCGGCAATTGTCGACTTGCCCTTAAGGCCGGTCAGTAAAGAAGTGTTTGACGTAGTATCTTATCCGGTAGACGGAATTGCAATGACAATCGGCGGCGACGCCATTAATGAATCTACGATTATAACAAGACTGGGACATAAAGTCGGACTGATGAGCTGCGTTGGGGTTGACGTGGCGGGGGCGTTTGTATTGAGTCATTGCGCGAAAACTGGTATTGATACAAAGTATATTAAACAAGATCCTGCCATAGATACGTCTATCAATATAGGCCTGGTGGCTGCGGATGGAGAACGTACATTTATTACAAACCGTCAGGGGAGCTTATGGAAATTCAAATATGAAGATTTGGATATGTCCGCCCTGAAAGATGCAAAGATTCTATCATTTGCAAGTATTTTTAATAATCCGTTGTTTGATAACAAAGCATTGGTTTCTGTTTTCACAAAGGCAAAAGAAGAGGGAATGATTATCTGTGCAGATATGGTTTCTCCTAGGCTGAATGAGACTTTAGATAGTATTACAGAAGCACTGAGTTATGTGGACTACTTCTTCCCAAACTTTGAAGAGGCAAGTGAAATGACAGGAGAAAGCGACCCAGCAAAAGTAGCCGATAAGTTATATGCGTGCGGTGTAAAAAATGTCATTATGAAAATCGGCAAAAAGGGATGCTATATCCGCAATGCAGAAGGTTCGATGATTGTTCCTGCATGTAAAGGTGTTACGGCCATTGATACAATCGGCGCAGGAGATAATTTTGCGTCAGGATTTATTACCGGTCTGCTGGAAGGCAGGGATATTCGTGAATGTGCAATTTATGCGAATTGTACGGCGGCTGTTTCCATTCAGTATGTCGGCGCAACCGGAGGAGTTGTGGACAAAGCAATTGTAGATAGAATGCTTGCAAAATATCGTGAGGACTATAAGTAA
- a CDS encoding MFS transporter, with protein MERKNVNIGARLDRLPNSNWHIKMWLVSAFALLVCWSNGIGGAVQNILLNELHWLEPGTALLAMWGTTYTAGQLFGALVGGPIGDKIGRKKSILLYEIIHIIAMIGGALAPNIYVLYVFRLIQGFGLGALLVVLFAGFTEYVPGRNRGVWSSRNSFIGNWAHPICNLIAFLIISTGISYNMNWRVQYMIPSILSIIASILIARKYPESPRWLEAQGRIEEADAIVTQIEKEIESSTGKKLPEVTTAPVPVKQLPYSALFKGKLLKRTIVGSLVLIGMNTIQYTLMNWMPSLLKSMGYDTSQSQFMTMFGLFGAPFGIFIASLIVDKIPRKAFGVILLATMAIMGIVTGQQTSMTGLIVSTFVLNTFIYMYVCYASAVYVPEMWPTSAKLSGSGFSNAMGRVSNIFFPFLVTYVANSIGSTGVFVLISIVAAIIAVSILVFGVETRGESVEDIGNVE; from the coding sequence ATGGAAAGAAAAAATGTAAACATCGGTGCAAGACTTGATCGTCTTCCGAATTCAAACTGGCATATTAAAATGTGGCTGGTATCAGCGTTTGCACTTCTGGTCTGCTGGTCAAATGGTATTGGCGGCGCTGTACAGAATATTCTGTTAAATGAATTGCACTGGTTGGAGCCGGGAACAGCGCTTCTGGCAATGTGGGGGACAACCTATACAGCAGGTCAGTTGTTCGGCGCTTTGGTTGGCGGGCCAATTGGAGATAAAATTGGACGCAAAAAAAGTATTTTATTATATGAAATCATTCATATCATCGCTATGATTGGCGGCGCTCTTGCACCTAATATATATGTATTGTATGTATTCAGACTTATACAAGGATTTGGCCTTGGCGCATTGTTGGTTGTATTATTTGCAGGATTCACAGAGTATGTACCGGGCAGAAACCGCGGCGTATGGTCAAGCCGTAACTCCTTTATCGGAAACTGGGCTCACCCAATCTGCAACCTGATAGCATTTTTGATTATCTCAACAGGGATCAGCTACAATATGAACTGGAGAGTTCAGTACATGATTCCGTCTATTCTCTCAATCATTGCGTCTATCCTGATTGCAAGGAAATACCCTGAGTCTCCAAGATGGTTAGAGGCACAGGGGAGAATCGAAGAGGCAGATGCAATTGTGACACAGATTGAAAAAGAAATCGAATCATCTACAGGCAAAAAACTTCCTGAAGTAACAACAGCGCCGGTGCCTGTGAAACAACTGCCGTATTCAGCATTGTTTAAAGGCAAATTATTGAAGAGGACAATTGTTGGCTCACTTGTCTTAATCGGTATGAATACCATTCAGTATACATTGATGAACTGGATGCCATCCCTGTTAAAATCTATGGGATATGACACATCACAGTCACAGTTTATGACAATGTTCGGTCTTTTCGGCGCACCATTCGGAATCTTTATTGCATCTCTGATTGTAGATAAGATTCCAAGAAAGGCATTCGGCGTAATTCTTCTGGCAACAATGGCTATTATGGGCATTGTTACAGGACAGCAGACATCCATGACAGGATTAATTGTTTCAACATTTGTATTGAATACATTTATTTATATGTACGTATGTTATGCCTCCGCAGTATATGTGCCAGAGATGTGGCCCACATCAGCAAAGCTGTCAGGCTCAGGATTCAGTAACGCAATGGGACGTGTAAGTAATATCTTTTTCCCATTCCTGGTTACATATGTGGCAAACTCAATTGGAAGCACGGGCGTGTTTGTATTGATCTCTATCGTTGCAGCAATCATTGCAGTAAGTATTCTTGTGTTCGGTGTTGAAACAAGAGGAGAGTCTGTAGAAGATATCGGTAACGTAGAATAA
- a CDS encoding zinc-binding dehydrogenase → MKALARYGKEFGGYKMIDVPEPTCGPEDIIIEIKAAAICGADMKHYKVDNGSDVFNSIRGHEFAGEIVQVGELVTDWKVGQRVVSDNSAHVCGICPACESGDFLCCEKKVNLGLDNNTWGGGFSKYCKVPGEILRIHKHAIWEIPEGVEYEEAAVLDPICNSYKAIAQQAHLLPGQDVVVFGTGPLGLFAVQVARIMGAVNIVMVGLEEDTKVRFAVAKELGATHVVNGSREDVVARCTEICGRDNLGLVVECSGANIALKQAIEMLRPNGEVVRVGMGFKPLEFSINDITSWNKSIIGHMAYDSTSWRNAIRLLESGAIKVKPMITHRLGLSQWEEGFEAMANKDAIKVIFHYDYED, encoded by the coding sequence ATGAAAGCATTAGCAAGATATGGGAAAGAATTTGGCGGGTACAAAATGATTGACGTACCGGAACCGACATGTGGACCGGAGGATATTATTATTGAAATTAAAGCGGCTGCAATCTGTGGGGCAGATATGAAACATTACAAAGTAGATAACGGTTCAGATGTATTTAACTCAATCCGTGGACATGAGTTTGCAGGAGAGATCGTACAAGTAGGAGAACTGGTGACAGATTGGAAAGTAGGACAGAGAGTGGTATCTGACAACAGCGCTCATGTATGCGGCATTTGTCCGGCATGTGAGTCAGGAGATTTCCTCTGCTGTGAAAAGAAGGTAAATTTGGGACTTGACAATAACACATGGGGCGGCGGATTTTCCAAATATTGCAAAGTGCCGGGTGAAATCCTCAGAATTCATAAACACGCAATCTGGGAAATCCCGGAAGGCGTAGAATATGAGGAGGCGGCCGTACTTGACCCTATCTGTAATTCCTATAAAGCAATTGCACAGCAGGCACATTTACTTCCAGGGCAGGATGTTGTTGTATTTGGAACAGGCCCCCTTGGATTATTTGCAGTACAGGTTGCAAGAATTATGGGCGCTGTCAATATTGTAATGGTTGGTTTGGAAGAAGACACAAAGGTACGCTTTGCAGTTGCAAAAGAGCTTGGCGCAACACATGTGGTAAACGGCTCCAGAGAGGATGTTGTAGCAAGATGTACAGAAATCTGCGGAAGAGACAACCTTGGACTTGTAGTAGAATGTTCGGGTGCAAATATCGCACTGAAGCAGGCAATTGAAATGCTGCGTCCAAACGGAGAAGTTGTCCGGGTAGGTATGGGATTCAAACCATTGGAATTCTCCATCAATGATATTACATCATGGAACAAGAGCATTATCGGACATATGGCGTATGATTCTACATCATGGAGAAATGCTATCCGTCTGCTAGAATCAGGTGCAATCAAGGTAAAACCAATGATTACACATAGACTTGGACTGTCTCAGTGGGAAGAAGGATTTGAGGCTATGGCAAATAAAGACGCTATCAAAGTTATCTTCCACTATGATTATGAAGATTAA
- a CDS encoding beta/alpha barrel domain-containing protein, with protein sequence MQKKLLLAPSMGCCGLFDFGNQVKFIDEHADFLHIDIKDGNYVKTFGVGPDFMNTIKDVVKTPMDAHLMVAHPQDYIEACAAAGAAYITPHTDCIESDAFVTLNKILSLGCKAGIAMNPAAPLEAIRYYLPLLSKVTIMIVDAGYAGQKVITQMYDKIRTLAQWREEMGLDFLIEADGSMNAGVYGPLYEAGTDVVVLGPPALWNKDEDIRKAWEIMESEVAGELCDK encoded by the coding sequence ATGCAGAAAAAGTTATTACTTGCACCGTCAATGGGTTGCTGCGGCTTATTCGATTTTGGAAATCAGGTGAAATTCATTGACGAACATGCGGACTTTTTACATATTGATATTAAGGATGGAAACTATGTAAAAACATTCGGCGTGGGACCCGATTTTATGAATACAATAAAAGATGTTGTAAAAACACCAATGGACGCGCATCTGATGGTAGCGCATCCCCAGGATTACATCGAGGCATGTGCGGCAGCCGGCGCAGCATATATTACTCCGCACACAGACTGCATCGAAAGCGACGCTTTTGTGACTCTCAACAAAATTCTTTCTTTGGGCTGTAAAGCCGGGATCGCCATGAACCCGGCCGCCCCACTGGAGGCAATCCGCTATTATCTTCCACTGCTGTCAAAGGTGACAATTATGATAGTTGACGCCGGATATGCGGGTCAAAAAGTAATTACGCAGATGTACGATAAAATCCGTACATTGGCACAGTGGCGAGAGGAAATGGGATTGGATTTTCTGATTGAGGCAGATGGTTCTATGAATGCCGGCGTTTACGGACCGCTTTATGAGGCGGGGACGGACGTTGTCGTCCTTGGGCCGCCAGCTCTGTGGAACAAGGACGAAGACATTCGGAAAGCATGGGAAATCATGGAAAGTGAAGTTGCAGGCGAGCTTTGTGATAAATAA
- a CDS encoding NAD(P)-dependent alcohol dehydrogenase → MKNSEAILVTPKQFEIQECAVPEPKDNEILMKVEYVGMCGSDIHGFEFGPFIPPKDPNQKIGLGHEVAGEIVGIGPKVTKFKVGDKVLIEPGVPDDTCEYCRTGRYNICPDVDFMATQPNYKGALTQYMTHPEEWTYHIPEGMSTMEGALVEPAAVGMHAAVLGGASIGKSIVILGGGTIGLMVLQACKSLGATDITVVDVIQKRLDLALKLGAKRVINGKDQDTVAVLRSEELYGDHGVDLVFEAAGAAFTAQQAVQAVARGGKIMMVGTQSKPVPIDFLKINREVTIQTAFRYCNNFPQTIEAIATGKFNVKDMVTNVYDYKNVQQAFEEAIDPVKKADMVKGVVKVAE, encoded by the coding sequence ATGAAAAATTCGGAAGCAATCTTAGTAACTCCCAAACAGTTTGAGATTCAGGAGTGTGCAGTACCGGAACCAAAAGACAATGAGATTCTTATGAAAGTAGAATATGTGGGTATGTGCGGCTCAGACATCCACGGTTTTGAATTTGGCCCATTTATCCCACCGAAAGACCCGAATCAAAAAATTGGTCTTGGACATGAAGTTGCCGGCGAAATTGTTGGAATTGGCCCAAAGGTAACAAAATTCAAAGTCGGCGATAAAGTATTGATTGAACCGGGCGTGCCGGATGATACCTGTGAATACTGCCGTACAGGCCGTTACAATATCTGTCCAGATGTTGACTTTATGGCAACACAGCCGAACTATAAAGGCGCTTTGACACAATATATGACACATCCTGAAGAATGGACATACCATATTCCGGAGGGAATGTCTACAATGGAAGGCGCATTAGTAGAACCTGCAGCGGTAGGTATGCATGCGGCAGTTCTTGGCGGCGCATCCATAGGAAAAAGCATTGTAATTCTTGGCGGCGGCACAATCGGCCTGATGGTACTTCAGGCATGTAAGAGTCTTGGCGCCACAGACATTACGGTAGTAGATGTAATTCAGAAACGTCTGGATCTTGCATTAAAACTGGGCGCCAAGAGAGTGATTAACGGAAAAGATCAGGATACCGTTGCAGTACTCCGTTCAGAAGAACTTTACGGAGACCACGGAGTGGATCTGGTGTTTGAGGCTGCAGGGGCTGCATTTACAGCGCAGCAGGCAGTCCAGGCAGTAGCTCGCGGCGGAAAAATTATGATGGTAGGAACACAGTCCAAACCGGTACCTATTGATTTCCTAAAGATTAATCGTGAGGTTACAATCCAGACGGCATTCCGTTACTGCAATAACTTCCCGCAGACAATTGAAGCAATTGCTACAGGCAAGTTCAACGTAAAAGACATGGTTACAAATGTATATGATTACAAAAATGTGCAGCAGGCATTTGAGGAGGCTATCGATCCTGTGAAAAAAGCGGACATGGTAAAAGGCGTAGTTAAAGTAGCCGAATAA
- a CDS encoding cytochrome c biogenesis protein/redoxin, with protein sequence MGFSFDVSIPVFTVFIQGLISFFSPCVLPLIPLYIGYLSGGAKTVDENGKVHYGRRKVIVNTVFFVVGISFTFFLLGLGASVIGNFFSGSQAMFARIGGILIIIFGLYQLGVFGKSRVLGSEHRLPFHLDTLAMSPWTALVMGFTFSFAWTPCVGPALSSVLLMAASASTKIWGFVLIGVYTLGFILPFLAVGIFSATLLDLFKKHGNIVRYTVKAGGVLMILMGVMMFTGKMNAITGYLSETQLAQEDKTEGKAGEGTGSEENGSTDKAAKGQDADEEENSGSVKEDTEQQSNAQEQKLSDAIDFELKDQYGETHRLSDYKGKTVFLNFWATWCPPCRAEMPDIQKLFESYQEEENPEVVVLGIAGPDYGSEKSVEEVKGFLEENGYTYPVLMDEGGDIFEKYRITSYPTTFMITDEGKVFGYISGQLNEEMMKSIISQTIEGKMDN encoded by the coding sequence ATGGGATTTTCATTTGATGTCAGCATACCAGTCTTTACTGTATTTATACAAGGGTTAATCAGCTTTTTTTCGCCTTGCGTGCTGCCTTTGATACCTCTTTACATCGGGTATCTTTCTGGTGGGGCGAAAACAGTGGATGAGAATGGGAAAGTACATTATGGCCGTAGGAAAGTCATAGTCAATACAGTGTTTTTTGTTGTGGGGATTAGCTTTACATTTTTTTTGCTTGGACTTGGGGCGTCTGTAATCGGAAATTTTTTCAGCGGAAGCCAGGCTATGTTTGCAAGAATTGGCGGGATATTGATTATTATTTTTGGCCTGTACCAGTTGGGGGTATTTGGGAAATCCCGGGTGCTTGGCAGCGAACATAGGCTTCCGTTTCATTTAGACACACTGGCAATGTCTCCCTGGACGGCATTGGTTATGGGGTTCACTTTCAGTTTTGCATGGACGCCCTGTGTAGGGCCTGCCTTGTCCAGTGTACTTTTGATGGCTGCATCTGCCAGCACAAAAATATGGGGATTTGTACTGATAGGGGTATATACGCTGGGATTTATTTTACCCTTTTTAGCTGTAGGTATATTTAGTGCTACGCTTTTGGATTTATTTAAAAAGCACGGAAATATCGTCCGGTATACAGTGAAGGCGGGGGGTGTCCTGATGATTTTAATGGGAGTTATGATGTTTACGGGAAAGATGAACGCCATCACAGGATATTTGTCAGAAACGCAGCTGGCCCAGGAGGATAAAACCGAAGGCAAGGCAGGGGAGGGGACTGGATCTGAAGAAAATGGATCCACAGACAAAGCTGCCAAGGGGCAAGATGCAGATGAAGAAGAGAATTCCGGCAGCGTAAAGGAAGATACAGAGCAGCAGAGCAATGCACAGGAACAGAAGTTAAGTGATGCCATTGATTTTGAATTGAAGGATCAATACGGGGAAACGCACAGGCTTTCCGATTATAAAGGTAAAACTGTATTTTTGAACTTTTGGGCCACATGGTGCCCCCCATGCCGTGCAGAGATGCCGGACATCCAGAAGCTGTTTGAATCTTATCAGGAAGAGGAGAACCCAGAAGTTGTAGTGCTGGGGATTGCAGGGCCAGATTATGGCAGTGAGAAGTCAGTAGAGGAAGTAAAAGGTTTTCTGGAGGAAAATGGGTATACCTACCCCGTCCTTATGGATGAAGGGGGAGACATATTTGAGAAATACAGGATTACTTCGTATCCCACTACATTTATGATTACAGATGAAGGAAAAGTTTTTGGGTATATCAGCGGGCAGTTGAATGAGGAAATGATGAAGAGTATTATTTCACAGACAATTGAGGGGAAGATGGACAATTGA
- the ydjG gene encoding NADH-dependent methylglyoxal reductase has protein sequence MKTMKLGKTGKDISRIGLGTWSIGGGSAWGGDHELQVVVDTIREAPKCGVNLIDTAPGYNFGNSERILGKALEGMKREDIVIITKCGVTWDQEMKGDLFNKVNGIQLYKNLNSGSVKKEILGSLERLGTEYVDVYMTHWQAIEGTEYFVPIQKTMDVLNELKAQGKIKAIGAANVDIHHIEEYLKWGDLDIVQVKYSILDRAIEDEIIPCCRENGVTIQAYSPLEMGLLSGTFPRDYQPVGAQIPKKWFQPDNMQAAMDMMDKWKPLCEKYGCTTANLALGWILAQGDFLNLLSGSTTVGQIKENVKSVELELETDDVAYMRELAENIDK, from the coding sequence ATGAAAACTATGAAACTTGGAAAAACAGGAAAAGACATTTCCAGAATCGGTCTTGGAACATGGTCTATCGGAGGTGGTTCCGCATGGGGCGGAGACCATGAACTTCAGGTAGTTGTAGATACAATCAGAGAGGCGCCGAAGTGTGGGGTAAATCTAATTGATACAGCGCCGGGATACAATTTTGGAAACAGTGAGCGGATCTTGGGCAAAGCATTGGAAGGTATGAAACGTGAAGATATTGTTATTATCACAAAATGCGGCGTGACATGGGATCAGGAAATGAAAGGAGATTTATTCAATAAAGTAAACGGAATTCAGTTATACAAAAATTTGAACAGTGGATCCGTGAAAAAAGAAATTCTTGGTTCTTTAGAGCGATTGGGAACAGAGTATGTTGATGTGTATATGACACACTGGCAGGCAATTGAAGGAACAGAGTACTTTGTGCCGATCCAGAAAACAATGGACGTACTGAATGAACTAAAAGCACAGGGAAAAATAAAAGCTATCGGCGCCGCCAACGTCGATATTCACCACATTGAAGAATATCTGAAATGGGGGGATTTGGATATCGTCCAGGTTAAGTATTCAATTTTGGATCGCGCCATTGAAGATGAGATTATTCCCTGCTGCCGTGAAAATGGCGTAACCATCCAGGCATACTCACCATTGGAAATGGGATTGCTTTCAGGAACATTCCCAAGAGATTATCAGCCAGTAGGTGCGCAGATCCCTAAAAAATGGTTCCAGCCGGATAATATGCAGGCAGCTATGGATATGATGGATAAATGGAAACCGCTGTGTGAGAAGTACGGCTGTACAACCGCAAATCTGGCGCTTGGATGGATTCTTGCCCAGGGCGATTTCCTGAATCTGTTGAGCGGTTCGACAACAGTAGGGCAGATTAAAGAAAACGTAAAATCTGTTGAATTAGAATTAGAAACAGATGATGTTGCTTACATGCGTGAACTGGCAGAAAATATTGATAAATAA